From Argopecten irradians isolate NY chromosome 2, Ai_NY, whole genome shotgun sequence, the proteins below share one genomic window:
- the LOC138316080 gene encoding T-box transcription factor TBX20-like, with amino-acid sequence MEMDSHTPDIMESRSESPEAVKLLLQTKQHLSPKANAFSIAALLGEDTKRPSESPSPPRALATPPQADTPPGEVCSPGEDEGSRSCGACGVSPKAPEDVPYTGDLPNIKCKLETKELWEKFHELGTEMIITKTGRRMFPTLRVSVTGLEAEAQYVVLMDIVPVDNKRYRYAYHRSSWLVAGKADPPLPTRFSVHPDGPFTGQQLMKQTLSFEKIKLTNNMLDKNGQMILNSMHKYQPRIHIVKKKSTTPNIITSLEGEEYRTFTYPETVFIAVTAYQNQLITKLKIDSNPFAKGFRDSSRLTDVERETMESLMQGHNYVRSPLPEDSYKYREAMLARESAYPMGLLQSAGAIQSVFPAGFSPFGGMMSLPQSPSAEQALLLRNHLYKTTLQTSPSMASSVHPSHYYRYHPYTNFTKSRHSDSVL; translated from the exons atGGAAATGGATTCTCATACACCAGATATTATGGAATCGCGATCAGAATCTCCAGAGGCCGTGAAACTTCTACTACAGACTAAGCAGCACTTGTCCCCGAAAGCTAATGCCTTTTCTATCGCTGCTCTATTAGGAGAGGACACCAAAAGACCTTCTGAATCTCCTTCTCCCCCGAGGGCTCTAGCTACTCCTCCCCAAGCCGACACACCTCCAG GTGAAGTGTGTTCCCCTGGGGAGGACGAAGGGAGCCGGTCGTGTGGTGCCTGTGGGGTATCCCCTAAAGCACCAGAAGATGTCCCGTATACCGGGGATCTACCGAATATTAAATGTAAACTGGAAACGAAAGAATTATGGGAGAAGTTTCATGAACTTGGCACAGAAATGATCATCACAAAAACTGGAAG GCGTATGTTTCCTACCTTGAGAGTATCCGTGACAGGACTAGAGGCAGAGGCACAATATGTGGTGCTGATGGATATAGTTCCGGTGGACAACAAACGTTACAGATACGCCTACCACCGGTCATCCTGGTTAGTGGCCGGAAAAGCTGACCCGCCTCTCCCGACACGCTTCTCTGTCCATCCCGATGGGCCTTTCACTGGTCAACAGCTTATGAAACAGACATTgtcttttgaaaaaataaaactgacaAACAACATGCTCGACAAAAATGGAcag ATGATCCTAAATTCCATGCACAAGTATCAGCCTCGTATCCACATCGTGAAGAAAAAATCAACAACACCTAACATTATCACAAGCCTAGAGGGAGAAGAGTACCGAACGTTCACCTACCCGGAAACCGTGTTCATTGCAGTGACTGCCTATCAAAATCAGTTG ATTACTAAACTGAAAATTGACAGCAACCCATTCGCTAAAGGATTCAGAGATTCTAGTCGTCTCACAGATGTTGAAAG agAAACAATGGAGAGCTTAATGCAAGGTCATAATTACGTCCGGTCACCGTTACCCGAAGACAGCTATAAATACAGAGAGGCTATGTTAGCACGAG aatcaGCCTATCCAATGGGGTTGTTACAAAGTGCTGGTGCTATTCAGTCAGTTTTTCCCGCCGGATTTTCTCCCTTTGGAGGAATGATGTCACTTCCGCAAAGTCCTTCCGCCGAGCAGGCGTTACTTTTACGTAATCACCTGTACAAGACCACTCTACAGACGTCGCCCAGCATGGCCAGCAGTGTTCACCCTAGTCACTACTACAGATATCACCCCTACACGAACTTCACAAAATCTAGGCATAGTGACTCAGTCTTATGA